cacacacacacacacactatacacacacacacaaacactcacacacacacacacacacacacacacacacacacacacacacacatttgagcaTTCCCACGAGCGCACTGTTTGTTGAGCGGCTGAACGTTGTGCGGGaagctgacctttgacctctgcagGTGGACGAGAACATTCCCTTgcgtgtgctgctgctgttgatgGATGAGGTCTTTGATCTGAGGGAGAGGAACCAGTGGCTGAGGAGGAACATCAAgaacctgctgcagcagctcatCCGAGCCGCGTATGGAGACACCATCAACAGGTACGCACACCTGTGCGcgccctgacacacacacacacactcacacacacatacacacacaatcacatccTTGGTTGTGTTGCAGGAAAATTGTGGATCATGTGGACTTCATGACTTCTCCAGAGCAGGTAGCAGACTATGTGAAGCACTTCAGGTAAAAACCCCCCTCTGTTCTGTCATTCACCCCTAACCCTCTCACCTGAGCGTGCTCCAAACTCTCACCTGTAGAGATAAACCCTCAGACCCCTAACCTTCTCACCTGAGCGTGCTCCAAACCTTCACCTGTAGAGATAAACCCTCAGACCCCTAACCCTCTCACCTGAACATGCTCCAAACCCTTACCTGTAGAGATAAACCCTCAGACCCCTAACCCTCTCACCTGAGCGTGCTCCTAACCCTCACCTGTAGGGATAAACCCTCAGACCCCTAACCCTCTCACCTGAGCGTGCTCCTAACCCTCACCTGTAGGGATAAACCCTCAGACCCCTAACCCTCTCACCTGAGCGTGCTCCAAACTCTCACCTGTAGGGATAAACCCTCAGACCCCTAACCCTCTCACCTGAGCGTGCTCCAAACCCTTACCTGTAGAGATAAACCCTCAGACCCCTAACCCTCTCACCTGAGCGTGCTCCAAACTCTCACCTGTAGGGATTCATTCTGGCCGAACGGGATCCTGGCAGAGACTCCGCCCCTCAGAGACAAAAACGTTCGAATGAGAACCAGAGTGGCGGCAAAGACTAAACTGCTGGGCGTGATGccaggtaaacacacctgtgtgtgtgcgtgtgtgtgtgtgtgtgtgtgtgtgtgtgtgtgcgtgtgtcagtagcagtactctctctcctctctctctctctctctgtagatctgtgtgtgtatagtgtgtagtgtgtctgtATAGTGTGtttagtgtatgtgtattgtgtgtgtgtatagtgtgtgtagtgtgtatagtgtgtatagtatgtatagtgtatatagtgtgtgtagtgcgtatagtatatatagtgtatatagtgtgcacagtgtgtgtatagtgtgtgtatagtatgtatagtgtatatagtgtgcatagtatatatagtgtatacagtgtgcacagtgtgtgtatagtgtatattgtgttcacagtgtgtgtatagtgtatatagtgtgcacagtgtgtgtatagtatatatagtgtatattgtgttcacagtgtgtgtatagtgtatatagtgtgcacagtgtgtgtatagtgtatatagtgtgtatagtgttcacagtgtgtgtatagtgcacagtgtatatagtgtatatagtgtgcacagtgtgtgtatagtgtacagtgtgtgtatagtgtatagtgtacagtgtgtgtatagtgtatatagtgtgcacagtatgtgtatagtgtacagCGTGTGTATagtatatatagtgtatattgtgttcacagtgtgtgtatagtgtatatagtgtgcacagtgtgtgtatagtgtgtgtatagtatatatagtgtatattgtgttcacagtgtgtgtatagtgtgtatagtgtatagtgttccatgtgtgtatagtgtatatagtgtatagtgtgtacagtgtgtgtatagtgtatagtgtacagtgtgtatagtgtatatagtgttcacagtgtgtgtatagtgtatagtgtctctctctctctgcagacgaGCTGAAGCACATGGTGGGGGCGGAGACGGCTCGGCGGGGCGTTCTGCGCGTGTTTGACGTGTTCCAGCACCAGCAGCTGAACCGCAGGCTGGTGTATGTGCTGCTGGAGGGGCTGCTGGAGTGCACCTTCCCCCAGTGCAGGCTGCCCGAGCTCCTCACCAAACTGCACTCCCGCTCCCCCAGGACTGCCGGCCATGCCCACAAGAGGTGACACTGCGGCGCCGCGCCCCCCCAAGCCCTGCCCATCCGGCCACACTCATAAGAGGTGACACTTCAGCACCGTGTCCCCCCAGGCCccacccaccctgccctgcccagacacgccccccaggccccacccaccctgccctgcctggACACGCCCCCCCAGGCCCTGCCCACCATGTCCTCCTTGGACAcgccccccaggccccgcccatccctccctacctggACACGCCCCCCAGGCCCTGCCCACCCAGACACGCCCCCCAGGGCCCGCCCATCCCGCCTGCTCGGACACGCCTGTCCCAAAGCAACACTGATGCCGACCGCTGTCCGGACAGAGGGAGTAGGCGTAAGGGGGGCGTGgctcttcctgttttcattggACTGTGgattgccatggcaaccgggAGCTGCACCTACTCTCTGAGTATCTCAGAAAAACTCTACATCActcctgagggagggagagatagagagcttCCCTTCAGTTCAGACTGATTATCAGTACagacacaacagacacactTCCCTTCAGTACAGactgtaattacagtacagacaccACAGACAAGCTTCCCTTCAGTACAGactgtaattacagtacagacaccACAGACAAGCTTCCCTTCAGTACAGactgtaattacagtacagacaccACAGACAAGCTTCCCTTCAGTAAAGactgtaattacagtacagacaccacagacacacttcCCTTCAGTACAGactgtaattacagtacagacaccacagacacacttcCCTTCAGTACAGactgtaattacagtacagacaccacagacacacttcCCTTCAGTACAGACTATGATTACAATacagacaccacagacacacttcCCTTCAGTACAGACTGTGATTACAGTacagacaccacagacacacttcCCTTCAGTACAGactgtaattacagtacagacaccACAGACACGCTTCCCTTCAGTACAGactgtaattacagtacagacaccACAGACAAGCTTCCCTTCAGTAAAGactgtaattacagtacagacaccacagacacacttcCCTTCAGTACAGactgtaattacagtacagacaccacagacacacttcCCTTCAGTACAGactgtaattacagtacagacaccacagacacacttcCCTTCAGTACAGACTATGATTACAATACAGACACCATAGACACACTTCCCTTCAGTACAGACTGTGATTACAGTacagacaccacagacacacttcCCTTCAGTACAGactgtaattacagtacagacaccacagacacacttcCCTTCAGTACAGACTGTGATTATAGTACAGACACCCACGACACACTTCCCTTCAGTACAGACGGTAATTACAGTAtagacaccacagacacacttcCCTTCAGTACAGactgtaattacagtacagacaccACAGACAAGCTTCCCTTCAGTATAGACTGTGGTTACAGTacagacaccacagacacactacaCTTCAGTACAGACTGTGGTTACAGGATGTTATCTCCTTTCAACGTTTTGTGCAATATGTGTTTCTCTTttaacatgtttgtgtgttcactACTTACATTCCATTGTTTTAATGCTGAGTTTATTTAAGGACTCGTTTTATACGTCGAGTTTCCGTCACTGAGCTGAGTGATAGGAAGACTAgccgagtgtgtgcgtgtgaaagaaAGTAGATTTGAATTTTTTAACAgcatttctcttcattttttccaaattcGGTCTCATATCTGTAACACCTACTGGCTGCTTGAATGTGTGCAGAATAACCACTGCgaagtcactctgcagtcccccagctgagctgcgcagtcactctgcagtcccccagctgagctgcgcagtcactctgcagtcccccagctgagctgcgcagtcgctctgcagtcccccagctgagctgcgcagtcactctgcagtcccccagctgagctgcgcagtcactctgcagtcccccagctgagctgcgcagtcgctctgcagtcccccagctgagctgcgcagtcgctctgcagtaccccagctgagctgcgcagtcactctgcagtaccccagctgagctgcgcagtcattcTGCAGTTCCCCAGCTGAAGGGGGCATGCATTAGTGGGCATACCTGTCCCTTACACAGATCCCAGGTCAGTTTGTATTCTTATCAAAATTGGTTATTGTTGGTGAGTCATTAAGTGGCAGTATGTTGCTTTTGGATTTTGGTTtctttcaaatgctttttagggaaaatgttttataaaacagaGCCCATATTCAGTGTCTCTGTGCAGCGCTGTCGCCCTCTTCTGTCCATATACTGACACTACAGTCTGCTTAATACTAAGTTAATACTTGCAATCTATTGGTCCAGACATATCACATGGGTCATCAGGCCAATCagaagacagtgtgtgtgacatcagCTCGGGAGGGGCAGGCCCATGGAGGAGGTCCTgttggcagccaatcagattgcaaGGAGAAAGCGCTCATGCAAGCAGTAGCCAGTGTTTTTGCAACCGACCGTTGATGAGGCGGGGTCCCTGTGCGTGTTGTAATCGCCCTGTAAATGCGAATCTATGATTTATGAACTCTGCCTCCAACGTACAGCCTGAGTAACTGCCTAAATGTCCTGTCAGTTATTTTGTTTAAGGAACAAGAGGTTTGATCTAAAGGccttcgtctttttttttttactgactaAGAAAGTGTCATTTCAGCTGCTTAAATCAGTAGAATGCCAATAAATCAACTCCTGTGGAATGGTCGTCTGTTGTTAATGCTCAGATATACAGTACAAAGAGGAGGTTTATTAATCCTTCAGAATGATCTGTATTGTAGAACTACTAGCTTAGGTCTTCAGTGAGTGGCAAGCTGATTAAAGGAATATTAACTTAATGAGacttatttatattattaacaaCATTACCCAACGTTAAATGTCAGCTTCACTGATATCACTGTGAGTAAAAGGTCCAGTTAGAAGGTGAAAGGTCAATTCTGCAAACCTGTCCATCTGTGAGTTTATCtgactgtgagcgtgtgtgtctctgagcttATGTGTCTGTGAACTTATGTCTGTGGGCTTATGTGTCTGTGAGCCCAGGTGTCTGAATTTATGTATCAGTGAGGTTATGAATCTGTGAGCTTGTCCATCTGTGAGTTTATGTGACTGTGACctcatgtgtctgtgagtttatgtgtctgtgagctTATGTGACGGtgagtttgtgtctgtgggtttgtgtctgtgagcttaTGCATCTGAGAGCTTATGTGTCCGTGAGCTTATGTGACAGTGAGCTTATGTGTCTGAGAGCTTatgtgtctgtgggtttgtgtgtctgtgaactTGTGTCTGTGAACTTATGTGTCAATGAGCTTATGTGTCTGTgggcttgtgtgtctgtggactTGTGTCTGTGAGCTTATGCATCTGAGAGCTTATGTGACAGTGAGCTTATGTGTCTATGGATTTATGTGTCTGTgggcttgtgtgtctgtgggtttatGTGTCTGAGCTCATGTGTCTGTGGACATGTGTCTGTGGGCTTGTGTGTCAGTAAGCATATGCATCTGAGAGCTTGTGTCTGTGGGCTTATGTGTCTGAGCGTATGCATCTGGGAGCTTATGTGTCTGTGGatttatgtgtctgtgagctcatgCATCTGTgagcttgtctgtctgtcagcttaagcgtctgtgtgtttgtgctgcttgTATCTGATTCCGGTGTTTTAATAAAATCCTGGCAACAGAACAAAATAGAATAGAAGAAAACTTTATTGTTCAAAGAAGTGGAAAATTGCCTTTGACCCATGTAGCAGTTGCCTTTGACCCTTGTAGCACACATGAACAAACATGGTATAAACAAAGTATGGAAAGAATCAAGAATGCAGGCAATAAAGGAATAAGAAACCATCCACAGTGACAGTGTAAAAACAGGGTGACAGTTAAACACCCAAAATGGGGGAAGTACAGGTCATTTCCTCACAGGCTGATTCACTGGGACGTTCGGAGACTGACTGCATATGGAACACGTCAGTATTGCTCCCAGTGGTGGTGGTTTAGACATGGTGCGGGCGTGGTCACGGTGAGGTGTAAGTGCGGTCATGGTGAGGTATAAGTGCGGTCATGGTGAGGTTTGGATGCGGTTGCAGTGAGgtgagggtgtggttgtggtgagGTCTGGGTGCGGTTGCGGTGAGGTGTGGGCGTGGTCACGGTGAGGTGTAAGTGCGGTCATGGTGAGGTATAAGTGCGGTCATGGTGAGGTTTGGATGCGGTTGCAGTGAGgtgagggtgtggttgtggtgagGTGTGGGTGCGGTTGCGGTGAGGTGTGGGCGTGGTCACGGTGAGGTTTGGGTGCGGTTGCAgtgaggtgtgggtgtggtgaggTGAGGGTGGGGTCATGGTGAGATGTGGTTGTGGTCATGGTGAGGTTTGGGAGTGGTCGTGGTGAGGTGAGGGTGTGGTCACGGTGAGCTGTGGTGAGATGTGGTTGTGGTCATGGTGAGGTTTGGGTGTGGTCGTGGTGAGGTGAGGGTGTGGTCACGGTGAGCTGTGGGTGCGGTTGCggtgaggtgtgggtgtggtcccggtgaggtgagggtgtggttgtggtgaggtgagggtgtggttgtggtgagCTGTGGGTGCGGTGAGGTGAGGGTGTGGTCATGGTGAGGTGTGGGTGCGGTTGCAgtgaggtgtgggtgtggtcatggtGAGGTGAGGGTGTGGTCACGGTGAGCTGTGGGTGCGGTTGCggtgaggtgtgggtgtggtcccggtgaggtgagggtgtggttgtggtgaggtgagggtgtggttgtggtgagCTGTGGGTGCGGTGAGatgtgggtgtggtcatggtGAGGTGTGGTTGTGGTCATGGTGAGGTTTGGGTGCGGTCGTGGTGAgttgtgggtgtggtcacagTGAGCTGTGGGTGTGGTCGTTGTGAGgtgagggtgtggttgtggtgagCTGTGGGTGCGGTGAGGTGAGGGTGTGGTCATGGTGAGGTGTGGTTGTGGTCATGGTGAGGTttgggtgtggttgtggtgagCTGTGGGTGCGGTGAGGTGAGGGTGTGGTCATGGTGAGGTGTGGTTGTGGTCATGGTGAGGTTTGGGTGCGGTTGCAgtgaggtgtgggtgtggtgaggTGAGGGTGTGGTCATGGTGAGGTGAGGGTGTGGTCTTGGTGAGCTGTGGGTGCGGTTGCggtgaggtgtgggtgtggtcccGGTCATACACTCTGCCGTAGAGCGCAGCAGTCACCAGACCGCGCTCCATCCCGTGGCGGCTCATgtagaagccccgcccctcccagccGCTGTGGTCGATGCGGTCCAGCTGCACGTGGCTCCCGAGCACGCTTGGGAACACGTGGCGCGTGCTGAAGTTTCCCATCAGCCGGAAGTCCAGGAGCGTGTCGGCGTGGTCGATCGCTTTCCCACAGGTCTGAGGGGTGGGACCGCTGCACCTAATCAGCGCACACGCCTGCAAGTAGTATGGTCCATCATCCACGTGCAGGCCATCGAAGGCTGCCAGGGCATAGAGCTCCTGGGGTGCAGTGCGCCTTTGGAACTGCAGGTGGCAGCAGAGTGCgttatcacacacagacaggtttCCCTCAGCGCCCTCTACGAGCACCATGGTGAAATTGTCGCTCATCATATCCGCCTtgaaggggctgctgggggcaGCTGGCTCCTCTGGGCGACCCCTTCCCTCAGGGACAGTCCGCTGGCACTCCCCGTCCCCCTGCTGATAGCACGGGGTCTCCTGGTCTCCTGAGatgggtggtgggagggggaggctgTGGGAGTCCAGAACAGGCAGAGTTTTCACCAGCAGCCGGCCAGCTTCTGGCTCGCCCGCCCCCGCACGGTGATGTAATGTCTCCCGGGGGCTGAATATTCCGCTGCCGGTCATTGTCTCAGCATCTACGCGAAGGTTAGCGGACAGGAGGGTGGTGTTGGTGGCGTAGGAGAAAGAGCGGTGAATCTGTACAGCATCCAGCAGGGGGAGTGAGTTCATCCAGGCTGTGGGGAAGACCAGCTGCCGCACGCCCAGCTTCTCCACCAGCTCCACCGCTGGGTTGTAGAACATGATGTCGAAGCAGGTGAACAGGCCGAAGCGACCAGCGAAGGGTGTGTCGAAGGTGATGAGCTGGGGGTCAGCAGGCGTGTCAAACTGGGATTCGAAGTACAGGTTCCGCTTGCGGTAACGCGCTACCAGTGTGCCGTTAGCACTGAACACCACATTCGTGTTAAACTGGTAGCGCCCatcgggggggcaggggggggtctGGGCATCGCAGTCCTCACGCCCCGGCATGTTTGCCACCAGGTACAGGCTGTTGTTCTTGGCTATGCAGCTGAGACGATGCTGAACCTGCAGGTGGAGACAAACCCAAACAGAACTTTACAGCACCAAACTAGCTGTTACATCATACAGCCACAGTAAATTCATCAGACACATTGAGAAGGACATCTGACTACACAGAACCTGACTTCCTCCCCAATAGTATCTCCCTTTCTCCCACATGGAACCTCACTTCCTCTCCCACAGTACTTCACTTCCTCTCCCCATAGAacctcacttcctccctcaTAGTACCTCACATCGTCCTCCAGGGAGCCTTATTTCCTCCCTCATAGTACCTCACTTCCTCCCCCACAGAACTTAACTTCCTCCCCCATAGTACCTCACTTCGTCCTCCAGGGAGCCTTCTTTCCCCCCCAGAAAACCTCACTTCCTCCCCCATAGTACCTAATTTCCTCCCATACAGAGCCTCACTTCTCCCCAGTGAACTTCACTTTCTCCCCACAAAACTTCCCCCCCAAGAGAATCTCCCCATCCTCCAAAGTAGCTTCCTTTCTCCCACATGGAACCTCCCACACAGTACCTCACTTCCTCACCCACAGAACTTCACTTCCTCCCCCAGAGTACCTCCCCATCACAGTACCTCAGTATTAGGGAAGCGGGCTGGGTCAGAACAGGGGTTCCAGCTCACAGCCTTGGGGTCTGGCACCGTCTCCAGGTAACCAGCAATGGACTCCCTGCTGAAGTTAAAGCCATGGATGCCATCTTCTGGAAACACAATGATGTGGGCACCCTGAGGACAGGAAGTAGAGAGTTACTGCACACTGAATACAGGAAGTACAGAGCTACAGCACCCTGAGCACCGGAAGTACATAGTTAGTGCACCCTGAATGCAGGAAGTACACCCCAAACCAGCTGTGAGCACTTGTTGTGGGTGTGCAGATGTACGTGAACAGGTGTATGCATACATTTGTAGGTATGCAGGTGCAGGCATGTACGGTTACAGGTGTGGGTTTATTGCTATACTGGTGTAGGTGTGGAGGTTTACACGTGTAGGTTTCTAGGTGaacaggtggaggtgtgtaggTTTATAGATGTGTAGGCCCAGGTGTGCAGGTATGGTGTTACCTGTTtggcggcagcagcagcctgctccTCATACACGTCCAGGTTCTTATTCATGTGTTCCAGCGCTTCCTGTCTGCTCAGCGGAACCTTGGGCTGCGGCTTCCCAATGAGGTGGTGCTCGTACACGGCCGCCACGTAGGacccaccccctgccccgcccccttctccaccccctgccccgccACCTTCCCCGTCCACCCCCAGGCTCAGCATGAGGACTGCAGCACCCAGAATACACCACGCCATCGTTGAACCCTGATCAGACCAGCGCCGATCCACTCTGCCCTGCAACAGAGAGACTCCAGGTAACagctgacctcagatcagcagGAAAACCCTCCACAGGGTGAAACGTTAGCCTGGCTAGCCTCGGTCCGAACCAGAGCCCCATGTACtgcttcctgtgttctgtgtgctagCATACTGTGTACTATACTGTTGAGCATGCAACATgcagtatgcaaaaaaatatcCTCCAAACGTCCTACCTATGCAGTTGGCATTTAAATCTTGCGCAGTCTTGCTCACAAGTCGcccttgttgttgttttgttgaagTAAAATGTCAGTGAAGCAAACAATGTGTACTCAGCAAAAACCCAGAAATAAGTTTATCATCCGaggattttaagtacactacattcAGAGAAAATTTCTCCCGTTAACTTTCTCATCTAGTGTACCCAGCACGCTCACCCAATAGTGTGAAAGGGGTCTGATTCGGACAGCACCCGAGTCTCGTCTGTTTAACTGCACTCTGTCTATTGCAGCGATGCTCGTACCAGCctctggagagccgcagggtttctgtttttactcagcatttcattcatttcattactcCGTCAAATCCGTTGATTTACCCAGTTAACTCGgctcacaaaaaatatttgatctgATTTTGTCGCTcttaatgtgaaaaaaactgCGAGCAGATTCTGCGATATATTAGCGCTAAACACCAAACACCagcataaatacacattcagTAGGAAAGCGAATTCAAATACCCGGCTAGGCTACCCAAGAAGGCAGGATAAGCTTCAGTTAACGCGAGTCCCGGTTCTGTCTTCAATAGGCTGAATCTAACGTCTTTGATCTAACGTGAGCTGCGTTATACAAGGACTGTCCCATACTGCACCATACACAAAACTTTACATTTATGATGCCATTGTAGTTTCCCAGCTGGTAAACTGGCGATATTCGACAGTATATCGTGCGTTAGCTAGACCCTTGCCCTgttctgcagtgttttattaaagaaaattcCGGACTCACCATCTGGCGAAAGAGAGCTCCAAATACGCGACTCTGTGATAGCGGCTGATAATAAAGCGTGTGGCGCTTATTTCTCAGAAATGAGCGTTGAAATTTCGGACATGTCCGAAAAATAGCCTCGTGATTGGCTGCACCCTTTGCAAGGTCTTATATGGACATATCTTTTATCGACTGGATCAGCAGTCGTTCGGTTTCTGAGAAGCTGTACAGTGTATCGTTAAATTATTCGCTCAGACTACTTTGTAGACCTGTCCCCTCCTCTccatttttcctctcttctttttaatttccctACTCAATGTGTTGCACATTAATTTACTTGCGATTGTTGATCTATCAACTTTATGTCTTTGGATGTACTACGTTCTGTCGTGCATT
This region of Anguilla rostrata isolate EN2019 chromosome 8, ASM1855537v3, whole genome shotgun sequence genomic DNA includes:
- the LOC135262182 gene encoding biotinidase-like isoform X2, with translation MAWCILGAAVLMLSLGVDGEGGGSYVAAVYEHHLIGKPQPKVPLSRQEALEHMNKNLDVYEEQAAAAAKQGAHIIVFPEDGIHGFNFSRESIAGYLETVPDPKAVSWNPCSDPARFPNTEVQHRLSCIAKNNSLYLVANMPGREDCDAQTPPCPPDGRYQFNTNVVFSANGTLVARYRKRNLYFESQFDTPADPQLITFDTPFAGRFGLFTCFDIMFYNPAVELVEKLGVRQLVFPTAWMNSLPLLDAVQIHRSFSYATNTTLLSANLRVDAETMTGSGIFSPRETLHHRAGAGEPEAGRLLVKTLPVLDSHSLPLPPPISGDQETPCYQQGDGECQRTVPEGRGRPEEPAAPSSPFKADMMSDNFTMVLVEGAEGNLSVCDNALCCHLQFQRRTAPQELYALAAFDGLHVDDGPYYLQACALIRCSGPTPQTCGKAIDHADTLLDFRLMGNFSTRHVFPSVLGSHVQLDRIDHSGWEGRGFYMSRHGMERGLVTAALYGRVYDRDHTHTSPQPHPQLTTTTPTAHCDHTHNSPRPHPNLTMTTTTPHHDHTHISPHPQLTTTTPSPHHNHTLTSPGPHPHLTATAPTAHRDHTLTSP
- the LOC135262182 gene encoding biotinidase-like isoform X1 — translated: MGRVDRRWSDQGSTMAWCILGAAVLMLSLGVDGEGGGSYVAAVYEHHLIGKPQPKVPLSRQEALEHMNKNLDVYEEQAAAAAKQGAHIIVFPEDGIHGFNFSRESIAGYLETVPDPKAVSWNPCSDPARFPNTEVQHRLSCIAKNNSLYLVANMPGREDCDAQTPPCPPDGRYQFNTNVVFSANGTLVARYRKRNLYFESQFDTPADPQLITFDTPFAGRFGLFTCFDIMFYNPAVELVEKLGVRQLVFPTAWMNSLPLLDAVQIHRSFSYATNTTLLSANLRVDAETMTGSGIFSPRETLHHRAGAGEPEAGRLLVKTLPVLDSHSLPLPPPISGDQETPCYQQGDGECQRTVPEGRGRPEEPAAPSSPFKADMMSDNFTMVLVEGAEGNLSVCDNALCCHLQFQRRTAPQELYALAAFDGLHVDDGPYYLQACALIRCSGPTPQTCGKAIDHADTLLDFRLMGNFSTRHVFPSVLGSHVQLDRIDHSGWEGRGFYMSRHGMERGLVTAALYGRVYDRDHTHTSPQPHPQLTTTTPTAHCDHTHNSPRPHPNLTMTTTTPHHDHTHISPHPQLTTTTPSPHHNHTLTSPGPHPHLTATAPTAHRDHTLTSP